The genomic stretch TAATTATCTTGAAAATATAGAATTAAATAAAAAAATAAACTTCACAATGGATATGGGAGAAGCTGTTAATAATAATGAAATAATTATAATAGTAACTCCTTCATTTGCTTTTGCTGAAGCGTGCACAAATATAAAGCCTTATATAAGCAGTGATCAAATACTCGTATCAGCAACTAAAGGACTTGATAGAAAAACAGGAAAAACCATGAGCGAAGTAGCTAGAAGTATTATATCAGGTGATTTATCAATACTGACACTTTCAGGACCTTCACATGCAGAAGAGGCTGCTAAAGGAGTGCCTACTGCAGTAGTTGTAGGAGGGGAGAAAGGAGTTTCTGAATATGTTAGAGATACTTTAACTGTTCCGCCCAAATTTAGAATATATAATTCCACAGATCAAAAGGGTGTTGAAATAGGAGGAGCTTTAAAAAACATCATAGCTATTGCAGGCGGTATAGTAGACGGACTTAACCTTGGAGATAATACAAAGGCCGCACTTATAACAAGAGGTCTTCATGAAATAGTAAGATTTGCTTTGAGCAAAGGTGCAAGAATAGATACTATGTATGGGCTTTCTGGTATAGGCGATTTAATAGTTACTTGTTCAAGTGCTTTAAGCAGAAACAATAGGCTTGGACGTGAACTTGCAAAAGG from Brachyspira murdochii DSM 12563 encodes the following:
- a CDS encoding NAD(P)H-dependent glycerol-3-phosphate dehydrogenase, which codes for MANVGIIGAGGWGLALANIFSEKHNIKVWVHSEESYKLLSTTHRNDNYLENIELNKKINFTMDMGEAVNNNEIIIIVTPSFAFAEACTNIKPYISSDQILVSATKGLDRKTGKTMSEVARSIISGDLSILTLSGPSHAEEAAKGVPTAVVVGGEKGVSEYVRDTLTVPPKFRIYNSTDQKGVEIGGALKNIIAIAGGIVDGLNLGDNTKAALITRGLHEIVRFALSKGARIDTMYGLSGIGDLIVTCSSALSRNNRLGRELAKGKKYEDVISENHGQVAEGVYAATAAYEYAKKNNIYMPITEAIYNILFNNADIQTTLTELMSKDAKSEGFF